Proteins encoded together in one Streptomyces umbrinus window:
- a CDS encoding PepSY domain-containing protein — MKRNIVIATIAAAALIGGGTATALAVSGDEEAPAKKSNVQVSNDDTGRDDDANVNDTDDNDADDKAEDKADAAEDQAAKDTGEDAEDKAENATDAKVAKVDAADAIKAALKNTAGTAVSADLDDEGTKHVWDVDVLTDGGTWHSVQVDPANGKVVGSHVDRDDDGDDAAETAQIRAALKGSSVTAAEAAEAGAAKGTVTSVDLDEESTDKAWEVDTTAANGTGSDWRVDPDSGKVTADRSND, encoded by the coding sequence CGGCGGCGGCACCGCGACCGCCCTAGCGGTCTCGGGTGACGAAGAGGCGCCGGCGAAGAAGTCCAACGTGCAGGTGTCGAACGACGACACCGGCCGCGACGACGACGCCAATGTGAACGACACCGACGACAACGACGCGGACGACAAGGCGGAGGACAAGGCCGACGCTGCCGAGGACCAGGCCGCGAAGGACACCGGCGAGGACGCCGAGGACAAGGCCGAGAACGCCACCGACGCCAAGGTCGCGAAGGTCGACGCCGCCGACGCGATCAAGGCGGCTCTGAAGAACACGGCCGGTACGGCGGTCTCGGCCGACCTGGACGACGAGGGCACGAAGCACGTGTGGGACGTGGACGTCCTCACCGACGGCGGCACCTGGCACAGCGTCCAGGTCGACCCCGCCAACGGCAAGGTCGTCGGCTCCCACGTCGACCGGGACGACGACGGTGACGACGCCGCCGAGACCGCCCAGATCCGTGCCGCTCTGAAGGGCAGCTCCGTCACCGCCGCCGAGGCCGCGGAGGCCGGCGCCGCCAAGGGCACGGTGACCTCCGTCGACCTCGACGAGGAGAGCACGGACAAGGCCTGGGAGGTCGACACCACCGCCGCGAACGGCACCGGCAGCGACTGGAGGGTCGACCCCGACTCCGGCAAGGTCACGGCTGACCGCTCGAACGACTGA
- a CDS encoding MFS transporter, with protein MSASSTRPSYAAVLRTPHATRTFTAALVGRLSYGMVSLAVMLAVSRATGSYAVAGIVMALFGAASVFLSPLRAALVDRHGPRRALLPMAALYAGLLGTLAAATWRPGAPAPLLGTVAVAAGACTPPLGPTMRAVWGELVTDRRLLQRAYSLDGVAEELLFVSGPLLVGVVVGFAPPAAGVAVSALLVGIGTLAFVTSPVVKSVAVRASRVRARTRIERGLVRPVVVAAGVGLALGGVDLLVLAFAGQRGHGDDTVAWIFAALSAGSAVGGLLYGAVEWRAGTRVRLPALTAGLGLALAVAGFAPGLATLTAAVVCAGFFVAPALTTAYLVADESAAPGARVQAGAWVNTAVNAGISTGAAAAGLLVGRLPLEAGFALAGGAALLAAVAVGVGTRYPRALPQERKQEQEHEEEQKAETEAGAAEQARERR; from the coding sequence ATGTCTGCGTCTTCAACGCGGCCCTCGTACGCCGCGGTACTACGCACGCCCCACGCCACCCGCACCTTCACAGCCGCCCTCGTCGGCAGGCTCTCGTACGGCATGGTCTCGCTGGCCGTGATGCTGGCGGTGAGCCGCGCCACCGGCTCGTACGCCGTGGCCGGCATCGTCATGGCGCTCTTCGGCGCCGCGAGCGTGTTTCTGTCGCCCCTGAGGGCGGCCCTGGTGGACCGGCACGGCCCGCGCCGCGCACTGCTGCCGATGGCCGCGCTGTACGCGGGCCTGCTCGGCACACTCGCCGCGGCGACCTGGCGCCCCGGTGCACCCGCGCCGCTCCTCGGCACGGTCGCCGTCGCGGCGGGCGCGTGCACCCCGCCCCTCGGCCCCACCATGCGGGCCGTCTGGGGTGAACTCGTCACCGACCGACGGCTGTTGCAGCGCGCGTACAGCCTGGACGGCGTCGCCGAGGAGCTGCTGTTCGTCTCGGGGCCGCTGCTGGTGGGAGTGGTCGTGGGGTTCGCGCCCCCGGCCGCGGGGGTCGCCGTCAGCGCCCTGCTGGTGGGCATCGGCACCCTGGCGTTCGTCACCTCGCCCGTGGTGAAGAGCGTCGCCGTACGGGCCTCCCGCGTCCGGGCCCGGACGCGGATCGAGCGCGGGCTCGTCCGGCCCGTCGTCGTGGCCGCGGGCGTCGGGCTCGCGCTCGGCGGCGTCGACCTTCTCGTGCTGGCCTTCGCCGGGCAGCGGGGCCACGGGGACGACACCGTGGCGTGGATCTTCGCCGCGCTGTCGGCCGGGAGCGCGGTGGGCGGGCTGCTGTACGGCGCGGTCGAGTGGCGCGCCGGAACCCGGGTGCGCCTGCCGGCGCTGACGGCGGGCCTCGGCCTCGCCCTGGCCGTCGCCGGGTTCGCCCCGGGCCTCGCCACGCTCACCGCCGCCGTCGTGTGTGCCGGGTTCTTCGTCGCCCCGGCGCTCACCACCGCGTATCTGGTGGCCGACGAGTCCGCCGCGCCGGGCGCCCGGGTCCAGGCCGGTGCCTGGGTCAACACCGCGGTGAACGCGGGCATTTCGACGGGTGCGGCGGCCGCGGGACTACTGGTGGGCCGTCTGCCCCTGGAGGCGGGATTCGCCCTGGCCGGCGGGGCGGCGCTGCTCGCGGCCGTCGCCGTCGGCGTGGGAACCCGGTACCCCCGCGCACTGCCTCAGGAGCGGAAGCAGGAGCAGGAGCACGAGGAGGAGCAGAAGGCGGAGACGGAGGCCGGCGCGGCGGAACAGGCCCGCGAACGCCGGTAA